From Nicotiana tabacum cultivar K326 chromosome 22, ASM71507v2, whole genome shotgun sequence, one genomic window encodes:
- the LOC107795266 gene encoding uncharacterized protein LOC107795266, which produces MASSSSSPPPPLLLPPPESTHPQPQISPSPQKKTQPLPWTHQETFNLIQAYQEKWYSLKKGQLKASQWEEVAITVAARCGFDEPSKSATQCRHKIEKLRKRYRAERLKPYPNSWEYFDLMDRMERGPLPISAHPVAMVKCQQNSNSNSISNLNSTAADHQRYYYDNNTDSDEVDALSYMDMRKNKCKSINHIVRGEMGLMGMNVNVVDNRNVNRMVKDRNFNVFEQKDRNFDVMRGMRNPMIEKRKGYFGNVALDDDDEDDDVEEEVDEEEDEENEGSVGGSELAAEIRGFAERFMRMENKKIEMMKETERYRMEMEKRRMEMILENQRNLIDTINRVVGSHKKVKVAQEF; this is translated from the coding sequence ATGGCTAGCTCCTCCTCTTCTCCCCCACCACCCCTCCTCCTCCCACCCCCTGAATCAACCCACCCCCAACCCCAAATCTCCCCATCACCCCAGAAAAAAACCCAACCTCTCCCATGGACCCATCAGGAAACTTTCAATTTAATCCAAGCTTATCAAGAAAAATGGTATTCTTTAAAAAAAGGCCAGCTCAAGGCTAGCCAATGGGAAGAAGTAGCCATTACAGTAGCAGCTCGTTGCGGATTCGATGAGCCATCAAAATCCGCCACCCAATGCCGTCACAAGATCGAGAAGCTCCGAAAACGTTATCGGGCCGAAAGACTCAAACCCTACCCGAATTCATGGGAATATTTTGACCTAATGGATCGTATGGAGCGTGGGCCTTTACCTATTTCGGCCCATCCTGTTGCCATGGTGAAATGTCAACAGAATTCGAATTCGAATTCGATATCGAATCTGAATTCTACTGCTGCTGATCATCAGAGGTATTATTATGATAATAATACTGATAGTGATGAAGTTGATGCCCTTAGTTATATGGATATGAGGAAAAATAAGTGTAAAAGTATTAATCATATTGTTCGTGGCGAAATGGGCTTAATGGGTATGAATGTGAATGTTGTTGATAATAGAAATGTGAATAGGATGGTGAAAGATCGAAACTTCAATGTTTTTGAACAAAAAGATCGAAACTTTGATGTCATGAGGGGGATGAGGAATCCAATGATTGAGAAAAGAAAAGGGTATTTTGGGAATGTGGCTCTTGATGATGATGACGAGGATGATGACgttgaggaagaagtggatgAGGAGGAAGATGAAGAGAATGAAGGGAGTGTTGGAGGGAGTGAATTGGCTGCTGAAATAAGGGGATTTGCGGAGAGGTTTATGAGAATGGAGAATAAGAAAATCGAGATGATGAAGGAGACAGAGAGGTATAGGATGGAGATGGAGAAGAGGAGAATGGAAATGATTCTTGAGAATCAGAGGAATCTCATTGATACTATTAATAGGGTCGTTGGATCGCATAAGAAAGTGAAGGTGGCTCAAGAATTTTGA